One Engraulis encrasicolus isolate BLACKSEA-1 chromosome 4, IST_EnEncr_1.0, whole genome shotgun sequence genomic window, tcttagtgatgcaattgatgtgatgagaccagctgagatcctccttgatgttgactcctaggaatttatagctcttaaccctctccactgcagtatcagcgatgtaaattggctggtgtggctggtgttgtatcctccggaaatccacgatcaactcctttgttttgctgacattcaggagtagattgttatccacacaccaggttgacaatgccgccacctcagccctgtaCATTTAAGGATGTATTGTCATTGACAAAGTCCAACAAAATGGCCGTATGTTCAGAGCATCAACACAGCACTGTGTATTAGCCTGGTAACAGCCCTTAAACTAAAGGTctattgtgtaggatggtggccagagtaggtactgagactatgctgctcattcaaactgggctgcctattgccaaatttaatttggttttgcagctaaaaatatctatttctggaaattcaaaatggcagacgatgtagaagatccccctttttcatgcattcccagacataatgaataattagaatgtGATATTCCtgaatgggcagcaagaattctggaaataaactactaaaaatattacacctttagtgcacctttaaccttCCCACTACCCATTCTTCCACAGGTCTGGTGTCCCTGTGCACGCTGACGCTGCTGTCCTACGAGCGCTACCGGGTGGTCTGCAAGCCCATGGCTGGCTTCAAGCTGACCATGCGCCGCAGCTCCCAGGGCCTGCTGTGCGTCTGGCTCTTCTGCCTCTTCTGGGCCGTGATGCCGCTGCTGGGCTGGAGCTCGTACGGCCCCGAGGGGGTGCAGACCTCCTGCTCGCTGGGCTGGGAGGAGCGATCCTGGAGTAACTACAGTTACCTCATCTTCTACACTATACTCTGCTTCCTGGtgcccaccaccatcatcatataCTGCTACGCCAAAGTCCTCATCAGCATGAAAAAGGTGCCTGTTTGGTTGTTACGATTCTACACTGTAAAAAGTGCTCATTGCTATCAATACTGTTTGAGGCttcggaagggaggtttactaacattccacgccccactctgctagttggcctccgttacatactAACTACcacacttgttgttgttgttgttgttgttgttgttgttgttgttgttgttgttgttgttgttgcgtgTGCAGCTGAACCGTAGTGTGGAGCTCCAGGGGGGTTCCTCCAGCCTGGTGGAGAATGAGCGTGCCAGCCGCATGGTGTTGTCCATGATCGTGACCTTCTTCCTGTGTTGGCTGCCCTACACCGCCCtctccgtggtggtggtggtgaacccCGAGCTGCACATCCCCCCACTGCTCGCCACCATGCCCATGTACTTCGCCAAGACCAGCCCCGTCTACAACCCCCTCATCTACTTCCTCTCCAACAAACAGGTCAGCAAGCATCaggctttctctgtctccctcatgcAGCATGCACATACTACAGAAGGTATCTctatcactcattctctctctctctctctctctctctctctctctctctctctctctctctctctctctctctctctctctcacacacacacacacacatacacacacacactaattattattactatattatatatattattatcatATGACTTGACTGGTAATAAtggcgagtgactggtagattttaaaatctatccgccacagtgactggtggggaaaaacttaagtacacacacacacacacacacacacacacacacacacacacacacacacacacacacacacacacacacacttgtggggcCCATGGATACAGCTCTTTTTGTTGAACaagcaggtctctctctctctctctctctctctctctctctctctctctctctctctctttcacacacacacacacacctgctatcaGCATGCCTAGCTCCAGTAGTGCccctcatgctgtgtgtgtgacgtcCACAGTGGCTGCCCCACGGCTTTGGAATAATTTGCCTCCAGACATCAGACATCAGACTGGCTCCCACTACCACTACTTTGAAATCAGACTCACTCCCACCGTCACTACTTTTAAATCTGGGCTGAAAACACTCATTTACCTTAGCCCTTGCCTCTTTGTTTTAAGCTTCTTCTTTCCCTTAAGACACTGCCTTTAACACCTTTCATGTGTCTTAATTGCTCTTTAACACTTTTTCTTATGATTTTATGCCTCATcttcttttaccatgtgttggttgatgctgtcagtgttgcaagtGTACACCGCGCCCAGTTGTCTTTGTGTGCTACTAATGTGCTTTATTACTTTGATTTAAGCTTATGTAtctatttatattttttttataaacagtacgtacagcactttggtcagttttccactgtttttaaatgtgcttcataaataaaatgtacgtACTTACAGTTCCGTGAGTGTGCCCTGGAGGTGGTGTCGTGTGGCCGCTACATCCCCCACGGGACCGGAGTTCCCAGCAGCCTGCTCATGGCCCCTATCCTCCACCGCAGCATCCGCCTCACCAGCACGCCAAGGCAAAGCAGGATCGCCCCCGTCTgaccttcatcttcatcatcatcctcatcatcacaaCCACGACCCCAGGATCGCCCCT contains:
- the LOC134447084 gene encoding parapinopsin-like; translation: MPQCPSSSEPGRMNSTMVEAGSPNPNVTPAATAATGMMDLWTPQQAPLTPDMASPTIFPRVGYSIISYLMFINTLLSVFNNTLVIATLARNPQLLNAMNVIIMSLAVSDLMIACCGSAIVTLTNYKGYFFLGKEFCIFQGFAVNYFGLVSLCTLTLLSYERYRVVCKPMAGFKLTMRRSSQGLLCVWLFCLFWAVMPLLGWSSYGPEGVQTSCSLGWEERSWSNYSYLIFYTILCFLVPTTIIIYCYAKVLISMKKLNRSVELQGGSSSLVENERASRMVLSMIVTFFLCWLPYTALSVVVVVNPELHIPPLLATMPMYFAKTSPVYNPLIYFLSNKQFRECALEVVSCGRYIPHGTGVPSSLLMAPILHRSIRLTSTPRQSRIAPV